One Bacteroidota bacterium genomic window, GCCTTCTTCTCATCGGGATCGTCGGCTCAGGTGAATTCGACGAGCGGACTCAGATTTCCCTCAAGGCCGGAGAGCCACAATCGGTCTTCGGTTACCAGTTGACGTTTCAGGGCGCCTCCGGCAATACCGCCGAGAGACAGTTCATGCAGATCGACGTCTCGGACGGGAGAAGCTCCTATCGCGCCGCCCCCCGGCTCTACTTCAGCGAATACAACCAGTCGCTCATGCGCGAGCCTGACATCAAGGTTTACCCGCTGAAAGATTTGTATATTTCCCCTCTCGAGATGAGAAGCCCGGCTGCGGCTCCTTCGCATCATCCGCTCTACGATATCACCAAGGGGGAGACCAAAGAGATCGCCGGGTACCGGATTAAATTTTCCGGTTTCGACATGTCGCAGCACGGCGATGCCGGGTCGATGGCCGTGGGGGCGCTCCTCGAGATCGAGCGGGGAGGAAAGGTGGCGCAGGTTACTCCCCGGTTGCTCTTCGACCCGAACGGAGAACGAAAACTGATTCCGGCCGATCTTCCGCCGGCCGACTACCGGTCGATGGGCGCCTCCCGACCGCAGGTCGCCCTGAGCGCGATCAGCGTGGAGGAAAAGAAAGTCGGACTGGAGATCCTCGGCATCGATGAAAAACCCGCTTCGGCTGCGCCCGATGAATTGATCGTCGAGGTGAGCACGAAGCCCTTGATGATGGTCGTCTGGACTGGTGTGATCCTGATCCTCGCTGGAACAGCGATGGCCTTCAAACGGCGGCTGGCGCCGGGGTAGGCTCAGCCTTCAGGCTGCGTTTGTTCGGTATTGCAGGCTACGTGTACCGGTTCGAAATCAGACAGGCCATCGGGTCCAGATTACCCTTCTCTCCCCCTGACCGCTACTTTTCCACTGATTTCTCAATTCTGAGAACTGACCATCAATCTAAACGGTTTTTTGATTCATTTTCGATAAATAGTGTCGAAAAAACGCTGAAAACCGTACCGAAACAGAGATAAGTCTGGCATCCTAAGTGCATTGAAAAGGGTGGAATCACCCGAACGATGACGCGCATAAAACTACATATTGGCTTTGTCCTGACCTGCCTCGGGGGAGTATTGTTCCTGGGCGATGCCCCGAAGGACGATATCAGCATCCTGGTCCCGTCCCCTTCCGATTCGATCTGTTATGACGCGGGCCGGCTGTTTCTCGTCTCCGCTTCGAAACAGGCCGGCGATGCTCTTCTCCTTTCCACGCAGTGGGAAAAAGTGCAGGCCTTCGATCTGCGCGGTGATAGCGCACGGGCGGGATTCGCGAAAGAGTTCTACCGGATGTTCGAGCCGAACATGACGCTGGAGCTCCTCTCGTACTCGTTCAAGATCTTCAAGGGCTATACCCCGGCGGAGTCGCTCGGATTTGCCTACACCGACACGCTCGACATCCGCGGGCTCTGGAAGCGGGCGGAATTCGCGAAGCTCGTGGGCGACGCCCGGAACCTCGGAGACGCATCGGAGGTGGTAGTGAGGGTCAGGGGATGGATCGACACTCTCTGCACCACGGCCTATGACGACCCGGTCAGCGACGGACGCGCTCTCTACAAGCTGCATGTCCGCCTCATCCCCGGCTCCAACAGAATCTTCCTCGCTCCCCGCGGAAGGAAGGAGAAGGCGGTGTCGTTCGCGTCGAGGTTCGTCATGGATTCGAAGCCGGTCGCCGACCGCCAGGGCCTCTTCCATAATTCGGAGCTTGAACGGAGCTGCACTTCCTGCCACGAAGGGCTTCCGAGCGCGGACAGCGGCGCCTCGATGAAAGCCGATTGCGGGGTTTGCCACAAGTCGATGACGGCAGCCCCGGTTCTCCACGCCCCGGCGGAAATGAAAGAGTGCGCGTCGTGCCACAGCTGGTCGGTGGAAAGAAAGATGGTCGTGGTGGAGAAGGGCGTGCCGGCCGCCTGCTACGATTGCCACGGCGAAAAGCAGGCCGAGGTGGACAGTTCGGCCTCCGCTCATCCGGTGGCATCCGAGTGTCTCACGTGCCATTCGCCGCACGGCAGCGACCAGAACCATATCGTGAAGGAAAAAGTCTATTCGCTCTGCACGGGCTGCCACGAGGACCAGAAGATAAATCATCCCGTGGGCAGGCATCCGCTGCAGTTTGCGAAGGTGAAGAACGGAGACGAGATCTCCTGCGTGACCTGCCATAACCCTCACGGGTCCGTCAACGAACATCTTCTCAGATTCCCCGGGGGCCGGATGGGAGTGTGCGCGCAATGCCACTGATGCGCATCGCAGCCGGCCTTCTGATTTGCGCAGCCCTGCTTTCCGGCGGGGCCCGCGGGCAATCGTTCGGCGATCAGGGACTCCTCAGCGGTTCGGGTCTCACGCTGCTACCGACGGCGACGGTCGCCCCCTCGTCCGAATTCCGCGTCCAGTATGCCCGCCTCAACTTTCTCAGGGAGGGCGGAAGGGGGTCGAACATCATCACGCTCTGCAGCGGGTTTTCGGAAAGCGTCGAAGGCTACGCGCGCCTGACGGGCGAGCAGACCGGCGCAACCAACTCCGGAATGGCCTATGCGGTCGGCGGAAAGTTTCGCGTCCCGGCGCTCTTCCCGGTGATCGGCCGGCTCGCGATTTGGGCGGAGAAGACACAATCCGACGCCGTGGCGCCGCGCGCTCTTCTTCCTCAGGACGCGTTCCGTGTTGCCGCCGTGGCGACGATCGACTCGGGGGGAATCCATCCGACCGCGCTCCTCGGAGTTTCGACGATCGGCGATCAGACAGTGTTGCTGGCCGGAGCCGGGTTTACTCTTGCCGCGGGCCACGACGTTCAGTTCGGACTTGAAGCGGCGCGGGGGTACCTCGGGGAACGGAGCGGCCAGTGTGCCGCAAGCGCGGCGATCCGGGTGCTCCCGAACGTCAGCCTCCACGTCAGCCCGGGCTATCAGACCGCGCCGGCGGCGTCC contains:
- a CDS encoding cytochrome c3 family protein, which gives rise to MTRIKLHIGFVLTCLGGVLFLGDAPKDDISILVPSPSDSICYDAGRLFLVSASKQAGDALLLSTQWEKVQAFDLRGDSARAGFAKEFYRMFEPNMTLELLSYSFKIFKGYTPAESLGFAYTDTLDIRGLWKRAEFAKLVGDARNLGDASEVVVRVRGWIDTLCTTAYDDPVSDGRALYKLHVRLIPGSNRIFLAPRGRKEKAVSFASRFVMDSKPVADRQGLFHNSELERSCTSCHEGLPSADSGASMKADCGVCHKSMTAAPVLHAPAEMKECASCHSWSVERKMVVVEKGVPAACYDCHGEKQAEVDSSASAHPVASECLTCHSPHGSDQNHIVKEKVYSLCTGCHEDQKINHPVGRHPLQFAKVKNGDEISCVTCHNPHGSVNEHLLRFPGGRMGVCAQCH